A genomic stretch from Haloferax sp. Atlit-12N includes:
- a CDS encoding CheF family chemotaxis protein gives MAKSDLLQAYRRKKSEPSDEREEQERERSKRQTEKRTSDGESIVVDFVANFVAGGNASFEPVKGRVLMSQRRLILATSKAKTVIPITSIFDIAVGQVPPEVEEFFDYTVMVGYIIGRQRRTTVIGGDRETIEKFSLLLFRAALNGSRAQVTHPARIGGRVLDTERQPSGLHLDYEAVTFPDDDGPLTENGDPFHIDLASVIFFEVLERTVDGEKRLVLSVQHVKQGQTVTSEITLDSRRKMNILGRYLRLVYHWIKSGVRNVEVTEQGLEVLVGLYSAGEMAAEVDFSELLGVEEEVLDAELEKLHEEELIGDDELPTSLTPQGRFVVNEEIEDVNV, from the coding sequence GTGGCGAAAAGCGACCTTCTGCAGGCGTACCGCCGGAAGAAGTCCGAGCCGTCCGACGAACGCGAGGAACAAGAGCGGGAGCGCTCGAAGAGACAGACGGAAAAGCGGACCAGCGACGGCGAGTCAATCGTCGTCGACTTCGTCGCCAACTTCGTCGCCGGCGGCAACGCCTCGTTCGAACCCGTCAAGGGCCGCGTCCTGATGAGCCAGCGGCGACTCATCCTCGCCACTTCGAAGGCCAAGACCGTCATCCCCATCACCTCCATCTTCGATATCGCCGTCGGGCAGGTCCCACCGGAGGTCGAGGAGTTCTTCGACTACACGGTGATGGTTGGCTACATCATCGGCCGCCAGCGCCGGACGACCGTCATCGGCGGCGACCGCGAGACCATCGAGAAGTTCTCGCTGTTGCTGTTCCGTGCGGCGCTCAACGGCTCGCGAGCGCAGGTCACCCACCCGGCCCGCATCGGCGGGCGCGTCCTCGACACGGAGCGACAACCCTCCGGGCTCCACCTCGACTACGAGGCCGTCACGTTCCCCGACGACGACGGCCCACTCACGGAGAACGGCGACCCGTTCCACATCGACCTCGCGAGCGTCATCTTCTTCGAGGTGCTCGAACGGACCGTCGACGGCGAAAAGCGGCTGGTGCTTTCGGTCCAGCACGTCAAGCAGGGCCAGACGGTCACCTCCGAGATAACGCTCGACTCGCGGCGGAAGATGAACATCCTCGGGCGCTACCTCCGACTCGTCTACCACTGGATAAAGTCCGGCGTCCGCAACGTCGAGGTCACGGAACAGGGCCTCGAAGTCCTCGTCGGACTGTACTCCGCCGGCGAGATGGCCGCGGAGGTCGACTTCAGCGAACTCCTCGGCGTCGAAGAGGAAGTCCTCGACGCGGAACTGGAGAAACTCCACGAGGAGGAACTCATCGGCGACGACGAGCTTCCGACCTCGCTGACGCCGCAAGGGCGGTTCGTCGTCAACGAGGAAATCGAAGACGTGAACGTCTGA
- a CDS encoding CheF family chemotaxis protein yields MKPGEQKLGDTRGRFLQVIKNGREIHDVDWTSGRILLSNRRLILAGTGGKRTIQLSKIEEFGGRYDVNQRIATVSDYFSVHIPSGVVLLAPVDYDEFETDFFGALLNTEQFLARHPAVAGGVVQNTEWEKSRLKVEDEAVSMATVGGKFVEIRLDDIGDVKTGERTIVDEHRSVIEVEHSDDEGTSLQTYISGSDRAVSFLYTLLREGEELSETSIELSETDKQVLTALYSGVSPFDIPNFLGLDVDEVEELFQRLIDHNVVEEIRVRHEVQLNARGRSIASDAINEQ; encoded by the coding sequence ATGAAGCCCGGTGAGCAAAAACTCGGAGACACCCGCGGGCGGTTCCTCCAAGTCATCAAGAACGGCCGGGAGATTCACGACGTCGACTGGACGAGCGGCCGAATCCTGCTTTCGAACAGACGACTCATCCTCGCGGGCACGGGCGGCAAGCGAACGATTCAGCTCTCGAAGATAGAGGAGTTCGGCGGCCGGTACGACGTGAACCAGCGCATCGCGACTGTCTCCGACTACTTCAGCGTCCACATCCCGTCGGGCGTTGTCCTGCTCGCACCCGTCGACTACGACGAGTTCGAGACGGACTTCTTCGGGGCGCTCCTCAACACCGAGCAGTTCCTCGCACGACATCCCGCGGTCGCCGGCGGCGTCGTCCAGAACACCGAGTGGGAGAAGTCCCGGCTCAAAGTCGAAGACGAGGCCGTGAGCATGGCGACCGTCGGCGGCAAGTTCGTCGAGATACGGCTCGACGACATCGGCGACGTGAAGACCGGCGAGCGGACCATCGTCGACGAACACCGGAGCGTCATCGAGGTCGAACACTCCGACGACGAAGGGACGAGCCTCCAGACGTACATCTCCGGCTCCGACCGCGCCGTCAGTTTCCTCTACACGCTCCTCCGCGAGGGCGAGGAGCTTTCGGAGACCTCTATCGAACTGAGCGAAACGGACAAACAGGTCCTCACGGCGCTGTACTCCGGCGTCTCGCCGTTCGACATCCCGAACTTCCTCGGCCTCGACGTGGACGAGGTCGAGGAACTCTTTCAGCGACTCATCGACCACAACGTCGTCGAGGAGATTCGCGTGCGCCACGAGGTGCAACTCAACGCTCGCGGCCGCAGCATCGCCTCCGACGCAATCAACGAACAGTAG
- a CDS encoding CARDB domain-containing protein, producing MADISVPSLILFIASIVVAAGVSGVLIDTVTGISSSLDERGGDVSTEIRTDIEVISDPQAGVYDGANDNLSVYVKNTGLRTLPATSGGFDIIVGGQYQTNVTVNVVDGTEWRPSNVIELTVTDIALSSGDYRMTVVVDGDEEVFEFRVS from the coding sequence ATGGCCGACATCTCCGTTCCGAGCCTCATCCTATTCATCGCCAGCATCGTCGTCGCCGCCGGCGTCTCGGGCGTCCTCATCGACACCGTGACCGGCATCAGCAGTTCGCTCGACGAGCGCGGCGGAGACGTGAGTACAGAAATCAGAACCGACATCGAAGTCATAAGCGACCCGCAGGCGGGCGTCTACGACGGCGCGAACGACAACCTCTCCGTGTACGTCAAGAACACCGGCCTCAGGACGCTCCCGGCGACCAGCGGCGGCTTCGACATCATCGTCGGCGGACAGTATCAGACCAACGTCACGGTGAACGTCGTCGACGGCACCGAGTGGCGGCCGAGCAACGTCATCGAACTCACGGTGACGGACATCGCGTTGAGCTCGGGCGACTACCGGATGACCGTCGTCGTCGACGGTGACGAAGAGGTGTTCGAATTCCGCGTATCATGA
- a CDS encoding ATPase domain-containing protein → MSSQFSLGLSGHDRLEKELGGGIPKGAIVLIEGDYGAGKSVLSQRFSYGFCDEETVVTLVSTELGVRGFLDQMHSLSYDIVKHLLDERILFLQAEIDSSGALSGGSSQKERKQLLRRLMDAETLWDADVIIIDTFDAILRNDPQFEALVRQNDERQAALEIISFFRELTTKGKTIIITVDPSSVDEGSIGPFRSIADVYFELEMVEVGNDVRRNIFVKRFAGMGQQVGDRVGFSVRSGIGLVIESRSVA, encoded by the coding sequence ATGAGCAGTCAATTCTCTCTCGGGCTATCCGGGCACGACCGTCTCGAAAAGGAACTCGGCGGCGGCATCCCCAAGGGTGCAATCGTCCTCATCGAAGGGGATTACGGCGCCGGAAAAAGCGTGCTGTCGCAGCGATTCAGCTACGGCTTCTGCGACGAGGAAACGGTGGTGACGCTCGTCTCGACCGAGTTGGGCGTCCGCGGCTTCCTCGACCAGATGCACTCGCTTTCGTACGACATCGTCAAGCATCTGCTCGACGAGCGAATCCTGTTCCTCCAGGCAGAAATCGACAGCAGCGGCGCGCTCTCCGGCGGTAGCAGCCAGAAGGAGCGCAAGCAGCTCCTCCGCCGGCTGATGGACGCCGAGACGCTCTGGGACGCCGATGTCATCATCATCGACACGTTCGACGCCATCCTGCGCAACGACCCGCAGTTCGAGGCGCTGGTCCGGCAGAACGACGAGCGGCAGGCCGCCCTCGAAATCATCTCGTTTTTCCGCGAGCTGACGACGAAGGGCAAGACCATCATCATCACCGTCGACCCGTCGTCGGTCGACGAGGGCTCCATCGGCCCGTTCCGCTCTATCGCCGACGTCTACTTCGAACTGGAGATGGTGGAGGTCGGAAACGACGTTCGCCGGAACATCTTCGTGAAGCGTTTCGCGGGGATGGGCCAGCAGGTTGGCGACCGCGTCGGCTTCTCCGTCCGGTCGGGTATCGGACTCGTCATCGAGTCGAGGAGCGTGGCGTAG
- a CDS encoding type II/IV secretion system ATPase subunit yields MATEHGSARLSDDLKRLAMQWPHLRDHLKRFRQITGEFPMLVDEPGDYESRRPNIIYPLGGPVFCQIYGNFGETTKYYTIEPEMDDDELEVFGRVKDKLLERSVSKPAPEESADYEERIEELLAEIVHIEGDDRGPLGSVAKRLDVAGIEVSQTTYDKIQYRLVRDIVGLGPLEPIMRDPENEDIHVIGPSQVDVDHGTFGLLETSVEFDSTEQFDNWLRNMGERIGDPVSDAHPIVDSTLPDGSRINIIYSDDVSLKGSSLTIRQGDDVPLSVFQIAKWGTLSPELAAYLWIALENERTIFVVGETASGKTTTLNAILSFIPQDSKIYTAEDTAEVLPPHDTWQQLLTREGRGSDSEVDMFDLVAAALRSRPDYIIVGEVRGEEGRMAFQAAQTGHPVMLTFHASDIVSMIQRFTGDPINVPETFMDNCDIALFQNRVRRGNDILRRVTSVQEIEGYSKEMGGVVTREAFYWDPVQDEIIFQGMNNSFIMEQKVATLLGYDDTRKIYDDIQFRAELVRRAIQENVLGYHEVNELIEDYQRDGVEGLPFDMARV; encoded by the coding sequence ATGGCGACCGAACACGGCTCCGCCAGGCTGTCGGACGACCTCAAGCGCCTCGCGATGCAGTGGCCGCACCTGCGGGACCACCTCAAGCGGTTCCGTCAGATCACCGGCGAGTTCCCGATGCTCGTCGACGAGCCGGGCGACTACGAGTCCCGGCGTCCGAACATCATCTACCCGCTGGGCGGCCCCGTGTTCTGCCAGATATACGGCAACTTCGGCGAGACGACGAAGTACTACACCATCGAACCCGAGATGGACGACGACGAACTCGAGGTGTTCGGCCGGGTCAAGGACAAACTGCTCGAACGCAGCGTCTCGAAGCCGGCCCCCGAAGAAAGCGCCGACTACGAAGAGCGCATCGAGGAGTTGCTCGCCGAAATCGTCCACATCGAGGGCGACGACCGCGGGCCGCTCGGCTCGGTTGCCAAGCGACTCGACGTGGCCGGCATCGAGGTCTCACAGACGACCTACGACAAGATACAGTACCGGCTCGTCCGCGACATCGTCGGCCTCGGGCCGCTCGAACCCATCATGCGCGACCCGGAGAACGAGGACATTCACGTTATCGGCCCCAGCCAGGTCGACGTCGACCACGGGACGTTCGGCCTGCTGGAGACGAGCGTCGAGTTCGACAGCACGGAGCAGTTCGATAACTGGCTCCGCAACATGGGTGAGCGTATCGGCGACCCCGTCTCCGACGCCCACCCCATCGTGGACTCCACGCTCCCCGACGGCTCGCGTATCAACATCATCTACTCCGACGACGTGTCGCTGAAGGGGTCGTCGCTCACCATCCGTCAGGGCGACGACGTGCCGCTTTCGGTGTTCCAAATCGCAAAGTGGGGGACGCTCTCGCCCGAACTGGCCGCGTACCTCTGGATCGCGCTGGAGAACGAGCGAACCATCTTCGTGGTCGGCGAGACGGCGTCGGGGAAGACGACGACGCTCAACGCCATCCTCTCGTTCATCCCGCAGGACTCGAAGATTTACACCGCGGAGGACACCGCCGAGGTGCTCCCGCCGCACGACACGTGGCAGCAGCTCCTCACCCGTGAGGGCCGCGGCTCCGACTCCGAAGTCGACATGTTCGACCTCGTCGCGGCCGCGCTCCGTTCCCGCCCCGACTACATCATCGTCGGGGAGGTCCGTGGCGAGGAGGGACGCATGGCGTTCCAGGCGGCCCAGACCGGCCACCCGGTGATGCTCACGTTCCACGCATCCGACATCGTCTCGATGATTCAGCGTTTCACCGGCGACCCCATCAACGTCCCCGAGACGTTCATGGACAACTGCGACATCGCGCTGTTCCAGAACCGCGTCCGCCGGGGCAACGACATCCTTCGTCGGGTGACGAGCGTCCAGGAAATCGAGGGCTACTCGAAGGAGATGGGCGGCGTCGTCACCCGCGAGGCGTTCTACTGGGACCCCGTCCAAGACGAGATCATCTTCCAGGGGATGAACAACTCCTTCATCATGGAACAGAAGGTCGCGACGCTCCTCGGCTACGACGACACGCGGAAGATATACGACGACATCCAGTTCCGCGCCGAGCTCGTCCGCCGGGCGATTCAGGAGAACGTCCTCGGCTACCACGAAGTGAACGAACTCATCGAGGACTACCAGCGCGACGGCGTCGAGGGACTGCCGTTCGACATGGCGAGGGTGTAG
- a CDS encoding fla cluster protein FlaF has product MGFGVSGSTAVIFLGVLVATGTLYTATSNASENVLEAQDADAERALERTNTDIAVTNATYDAGNESLTVNLTNVGSETLSVSETTLLVDNTYVDVPAANATVDGDTGTDLWYAGENLSLVVDADPTPERVKVVTGSGVAATEAVS; this is encoded by the coding sequence ATGGGATTCGGTGTTAGCGGCTCGACCGCCGTTATCTTCCTCGGCGTCCTCGTCGCCACGGGGACGCTGTACACAGCGACGTCCAACGCGTCGGAGAACGTGCTCGAAGCGCAGGACGCCGACGCGGAGCGGGCGCTCGAACGGACGAACACGGACATCGCCGTCACGAACGCGACCTACGACGCGGGCAACGAGAGCCTCACCGTGAACCTGACGAACGTCGGCTCGGAGACGCTCTCGGTGAGCGAGACGACCTTGCTCGTCGACAACACGTACGTCGACGTGCCGGCGGCCAACGCGACTGTCGACGGCGACACCGGGACGGACCTCTGGTACGCCGGCGAGAACCTCTCGCTCGTCGTCGATGCCGACCCCACGCCCGAGCGCGTGAAGGTCGTCACCGGGAGCGGCGTCGCCGCCACGGAGGCGGTGAGCTAG
- the flaJ gene encoding archaellar assembly protein FlaJ, whose amino-acid sequence MSGEQSASMQAVQVRDFVSDIIESYEKMPMALPRYLLAVLGPAIVFFILSVAGAIALPLPLLVRIPVFLLGVLLLGGAVLYPRLLVEQTRRSLENQLHLLITHMTVLSTTNIDRVAVFRTLAREEEYGELATEMNRIVQLVDAWNQSLDDACQRRAREVPSKPLADFLDRLAYSINAGQSIDDFLLGEQNAMIQKYITVYESALGNLEVMKDLYLSMILSMTFAIINAIVLPILTGTDATMTIGAVIVLFVFVQLGFYFVIRTMSPYDPLWFHQREYRTKADRQIDITLYGAVGLSITMVLVLALGTFNLTIVGETVRPIMMELPIPLLISTPLTPLAVPGIVARRHEKRIGERDEEYPGFIRALGASETAKQSTTTAVLETLKTKDFGVLSREISRLYTRLRMRLDPDRSWFFFTAETNSYLVQKFSEMYNVGRSMGGKPKLLGELISRNMNEIIKLRRQRKQSTVTLIGVLYGITASASFAFFIGLEVVEILASFSTQMNLDSLQFGTLIYAGVYDVPFIEYMLTLIILFNALLSSLMIRMVDGGHKANAYLHFVMLVWVGSLMAVATSSLAGALISI is encoded by the coding sequence ATGTCAGGGGAACAGAGCGCGTCGATGCAGGCGGTGCAGGTTCGGGACTTCGTCAGCGACATCATCGAGTCCTACGAGAAGATGCCGATGGCGCTTCCGCGGTACCTGCTCGCGGTGCTCGGCCCCGCCATCGTGTTCTTCATCCTCTCTGTGGCCGGCGCCATCGCGCTCCCGCTTCCCCTCCTCGTCCGCATTCCCGTGTTCCTCCTCGGCGTGTTGCTGTTGGGTGGGGCCGTCCTCTACCCGCGGCTCCTCGTCGAGCAGACGCGCCGCAGTCTGGAGAACCAACTCCACCTCCTCATCACGCACATGACCGTGCTTTCGACGACGAACATCGACCGCGTCGCCGTGTTTCGAACGCTCGCGCGCGAGGAGGAGTACGGCGAGCTAGCGACCGAGATGAACCGCATCGTCCAACTGGTCGACGCGTGGAACCAGTCGCTCGACGACGCCTGTCAGCGCCGGGCACGAGAGGTTCCGTCGAAGCCCCTCGCGGACTTCCTCGACAGGCTCGCGTACTCCATCAACGCCGGCCAGAGCATCGACGACTTCCTCCTGGGCGAGCAGAACGCGATGATTCAGAAGTACATCACCGTCTACGAGAGCGCGCTGGGGAACCTGGAGGTCATGAAGGACCTCTATCTCTCGATGATTCTGTCGATGACCTTCGCCATCATCAACGCCATCGTTCTCCCCATCCTGACGGGGACCGACGCGACGATGACCATCGGCGCGGTCATCGTGCTCTTCGTCTTCGTGCAGTTGGGGTTCTACTTCGTCATCCGGACCATGTCGCCGTACGACCCGCTGTGGTTCCACCAGCGCGAGTACCGGACGAAGGCGGACCGGCAGATAGACATCACGCTGTACGGCGCGGTCGGCCTCTCTATCACGATGGTGCTCGTGCTCGCGTTGGGCACGTTCAACCTGACCATCGTCGGCGAGACGGTCCGGCCCATCATGATGGAACTCCCGATTCCGCTCCTCATCTCGACGCCGCTGACCCCGCTGGCGGTCCCCGGCATCGTCGCGCGCCGCCACGAGAAACGCATCGGCGAGCGCGACGAGGAGTACCCCGGCTTCATCCGCGCGCTCGGGGCGTCCGAGACGGCGAAACAGAGCACGACCACGGCCGTCTTGGAGACGCTAAAGACGAAGGACTTCGGCGTCCTCTCGCGGGAGATATCGCGGCTGTACACGCGGCTTCGGATGCGGCTCGACCCCGACCGGTCGTGGTTCTTCTTCACCGCGGAGACGAACTCCTATCTCGTCCAGAAGTTCTCCGAGATGTACAACGTCGGCCGGTCGATGGGTGGCAAACCGAAGCTCCTCGGCGAGCTCATCAGCCGCAACATGAACGAGATAATCAAGCTCCGCCGCCAGCGGAAGCAGTCGACCGTCACGCTCATCGGCGTCCTCTACGGCATCACGGCCTCCGCGTCGTTCGCGTTCTTCATCGGGCTGGAAGTCGTCGAGATTCTCGCGTCGTTCTCGACGCAGATGAACCTCGACAGCCTCCAGTTCGGGACGCTCATCTACGCCGGCGTCTACGACGTGCCCTTCATCGAGTACATGCTGACGCTCATCATCCTGTTCAACGCCCTCCTGTCGTCGCTCATGATTCGGATGGTCGACGGCGGGCACAAGGCGAACGCGTACCTCCATTTCGTGATGCTCGTCTGGGTGGGCTCCCTGATGGCGGTCGCCACCTCGTCGCTCGCAGGAGCGCTGATTAGTATATGA